Proteins from a single region of Flavobacterium sp. YJ01:
- a CDS encoding transglycosylase domain-containing protein has protein sequence MNFPKQKIYKALKILGIILFLLCIALYYFRDSLLKQAIAKVTHKMAVEYNSNFSVKSASFDGLSTIHLTDVVLAPINADTLCKIKNVETSISLSNLLIGDVQIGTLKIDNGYIQLVKKGKKRNFDAFLKRNREETDSNEKRKYASFAYRIISKVLNLVPTDMDLKNFKFKIDDNGKLTSIDVNKLVLNNKQLETNLHVQAKDFDQRWNIKGFADPRNQKADIRFFNLDTGAIRVPYLDQRYNLKASFDSIRLNVQNIDKSGSELHIDGFTSIANLTINHPKIASKDVVIKNARFDYRFLLGDNFISIDSTSTMQLNKIKVRPYVSYDTEKDTVYTLKVDIPKMKAQDFIVSLPNGLFTHFQGMQATGNFDYKLNFKFNKNKPNTLVFDSKLNKEDLKITKYGEADLNKLNGEFVYRAIIQNILQRPVLVGNANPNYTPLDQISPYLRKCVLTTEDPSFFSHRGFINEAFKQSILKNIRTKKFSRGASTISMQLIKNVFLTREKTLSRKLEEILLVYILENNRIVSKERMLEVYFNIIEWGPNVYGIGEASHFYFQKSPADLNVDECLYLATIIPKPRKFMYQFNDQGNLKDYALKNQKFLKNLMFRRGLLVPEDTIGILPVYISGNARSLIRIKVPDSTAIKKDSLAVDDEFDL, from the coding sequence CAGTCGAATACAACAGTAATTTTTCTGTCAAATCGGCTTCATTTGACGGTTTATCCACCATACATTTGACCGATGTTGTTTTGGCGCCAATAAACGCTGACACACTTTGTAAAATCAAAAACGTAGAAACCAGTATAAGTTTAAGCAATTTATTAATTGGAGATGTTCAGATTGGGACTTTAAAAATTGATAACGGTTATATTCAATTAGTCAAAAAAGGCAAAAAACGAAATTTTGATGCCTTTCTAAAAAGAAATCGTGAAGAAACAGATTCGAATGAAAAGCGCAAATATGCTTCATTTGCTTACCGAATTATTTCTAAAGTACTGAATCTGGTTCCAACCGATATGGATTTGAAAAACTTTAAATTCAAAATCGATGACAACGGGAAACTAACTTCTATCGACGTAAACAAACTAGTTTTAAACAACAAACAATTAGAAACCAATCTTCATGTTCAGGCAAAAGATTTTGATCAGCGCTGGAACATTAAAGGTTTTGCAGATCCGAGAAATCAAAAAGCAGATATTCGCTTTTTCAATTTAGATACTGGTGCTATTCGCGTTCCTTATCTGGATCAGCGTTATAACTTAAAAGCAAGTTTTGATTCTATTCGTTTAAATGTTCAAAACATTGATAAAAGCGGCAGCGAATTGCATATCGATGGTTTTACTTCTATTGCTAATCTTACAATCAATCATCCAAAAATTGCCAGCAAAGATGTTGTTATAAAAAATGCCCGTTTTGATTACCGTTTTTTACTGGGAGACAATTTTATTTCGATCGACAGCACTTCAACAATGCAATTGAACAAAATTAAAGTGCGCCCTTACGTTTCTTACGATACCGAAAAAGATACTGTCTATACTTTAAAAGTTGATATTCCTAAAATGAAAGCGCAGGATTTTATCGTTTCGCTTCCTAATGGATTATTTACGCATTTTCAAGGCATGCAGGCAACTGGAAATTTTGATTATAAATTGAATTTCAAATTCAATAAAAACAAACCCAACACGCTTGTTTTTGATAGTAAATTAAACAAAGAAGATTTAAAAATCACCAAATATGGCGAAGCCGATTTAAATAAATTAAACGGCGAATTTGTTTATCGCGCCATTATTCAAAATATTTTGCAACGTCCAGTTTTAGTTGGAAATGCGAATCCAAATTATACGCCTTTAGACCAGATTTCTCCTTATTTAAGAAAATGTGTTTTAACGACAGAAGATCCTTCATTCTTTTCACATCGCGGATTTATAAATGAAGCTTTCAAACAATCGATTCTGAAAAACATTCGAACCAAGAAATTCTCTCGCGGCGCAAGTACAATTAGCATGCAGTTGATTAAGAATGTCTTTTTAACACGTGAAAAAACGCTTTCGCGAAAGCTTGAAGAAATTCTATTGGTTTATATTTTAGAAAACAATCGAATTGTAAGCAAAGAAAGAATGCTGGAAGTTTATTTCAACATTATTGAATGGGGACCAAATGTCTACGGAATTGGAGAAGCGAGTCATTTTTATTTCCAAAAAAGCCCAGCCGATTTAAATGTAGACGAATGTTTGTATTTGGCAACTATTATTCCGAAGCCAAGAAAATTCATGTATCAGTTTAATGATCAAGGTAATTTGAAAGATTATGCTCTTAAAAACCAGAAATTCTTAAAGAATTTAATGTTTAGAAGAGGTCTTTTGGTACCTGAAGATACAATTGGAATATTGCCAGTTTATATTTCTGGAAATGCTCGTTCTCTAATAAGAATTAAAGTTCCAGATTCTACAGCAATCAAAAAAGATTCTTTGGCTGTTGATGATGAGTTTGATTTGTAA